From Haloarcula sp. CBA1127, a single genomic window includes:
- a CDS encoding NAD(P)/FAD-dependent oxidoreductase, producing the protein MTTVTVIGAGVAGCTTGYLLSERGYDVTVLEKGEIGGLLREIEFDSGYHCDSAPHLLFYDSEEEAIVGDLFRRFTDLDDHTFYAKTYPTGTIDEPHNYPVTRSNISLWDDAEEIEEELAAAEGKTDADYFESYMRRQVGERLYNRYYKNYTNKHWGIDPTRITGDWFDFKISFPDTEDSFFDGAAKYPQKKYSTVLKEMVADCDVIYDGATGFETAGAEIEGVTTESGDVISSDIFVSTIDPSLLVDADESLQYRSMAILGAHIEASERLFPEHVSWGYFPNDYEFTRITDYDFTPQDIPDGEYILTVEFPCFIDEDIWGRSTEWFEESLLSFLNEQGVEATVKDAKVRRAPRAYPLPVESEIETFNEMNGQLNAYENMFNLGRVSTYEYIWIKDIVQQAHETVDEVTAATPLQS; encoded by the coding sequence ATGACGACTGTAACAGTGATTGGTGCGGGCGTGGCTGGGTGTACAACTGGGTACCTTCTCAGCGAACGCGGGTATGACGTGACGGTTCTCGAGAAGGGAGAAATCGGTGGGCTTCTCAGAGAGATTGAATTTGATTCAGGGTATCACTGTGACTCTGCACCACATCTTCTCTTTTATGACTCCGAGGAAGAGGCCATTGTGGGTGACCTGTTTCGGCGATTTACCGACCTAGACGACCATACGTTCTATGCGAAAACATATCCAACAGGAACGATAGACGAACCACACAATTACCCCGTCACACGGTCGAATATATCGCTCTGGGACGACGCCGAAGAGATCGAAGAAGAGTTAGCGGCCGCGGAGGGGAAAACTGACGCCGATTACTTCGAGTCATATATGCGTCGGCAGGTCGGAGAGCGGCTGTACAACCGATATTACAAGAACTACACGAACAAGCACTGGGGGATCGACCCTACCCGCATTACCGGCGACTGGTTCGATTTCAAAATCAGTTTTCCCGACACTGAGGATTCGTTTTTCGATGGAGCCGCGAAGTATCCACAGAAGAAGTATTCGACAGTCCTCAAGGAGATGGTTGCGGATTGTGATGTCATTTACGACGGGGCAACCGGATTCGAGACGGCCGGAGCTGAAATCGAAGGTGTCACGACCGAGAGTGGGGATGTGATCTCTAGTGACATATTCGTCAGTACGATCGATCCAAGCTTGCTGGTAGATGCTGACGAATCCTTACAGTATCGGAGTATGGCAATACTGGGTGCCCACATCGAAGCCTCTGAGAGACTGTTCCCCGAACACGTGAGTTGGGGGTATTTCCCGAACGACTACGAGTTTACCCGTATTACTGACTACGATTTCACGCCGCAGGACATCCCGGACGGCGAGTACATTTTGACCGTCGAATTCCCATGTTTCATCGATGAGGATATCTGGGGTCGCTCTACAGAGTGGTTCGAAGAGTCCCTGCTCTCGTTCCTCAACGAACAGGGCGTTGAGGCCACGGTGAAAGACGCAAAGGTGCGGCGTGCGCCGCGGGCCTATCCGCTCCCCGTCGAATCAGAGATCGAGACGTTCAACGAGATGAACGGCCAACTGAACGCGTATGAGAATATGTTCAATCTCGGTCGAGTAAGTACCTACGAGTATATTTGGATCAAAGACATCGTCCAGCAGGCACATGAAACCGTAGATGAGGTGACCGCCGCGACACCACTGCAATCGTAG